The region ACATGGTGTGTCGCACTCTGCGTCACCCTACGGGCGTCGGACCGCCGCGCGCGAAGGCTCGACAGTCGTCAGGCAACTGCGCGATGCGTGCTGTGGCGACACACGTGCCACGCGCGCGGTCCAACGGGCCACGCGCTCAGTGGTTCGTGCTCGTCACCTGCTGTGCCAACCATGCCAGGCTTTCGCGCGCATGCAGGCGCCAGTACGGCCAGTCGTGCTTTCCCGGCCACTCGGCGTAGTGGGGGGGACGTCCGGCGCGCGTGAGTTCGGCGCGCAGCGCACGGTTCTGGTCGACGAGGCCGTCTTCGGTCCCGCAGTCGAGGAAGATCGCGGGGACGAGCGACGGGTTGGTTGCCAGGAGCAGTTGCACCCGACGGAAGGGGTCGCGCGCCTGCCACCCCGCGAGGTCGTTCCCGAACACCGGCCCCACGATGGGCCAGAAGCGCTCGCCCCAGCTTTCCCGCAGCGCGGAGTCGGTGGCCGCATAGCGCGGCGTCCCGTCGAACGGGTGGGGACCGTTGTACATCGGTGAGACGACGCCCGAGTGCGACGCGGCGGCGCGGAAGACATCGGGATACTGCAGCGCCATCGAGAGTGCGCCGAAGCCGCCCATGCTGAGCCCCGCCACCGCGCGCTGCGCGCGCGCGGTGGCGGTGCGGTACCTGGCGTCGATGGTCGACACGAGGTCGCGCGCGATGTAGTCGTCGTAGTGTGGCCAGGGGACACAGTACGAGGCATCGGTGTCGTCGCCGGGGCGCGGCTTGAAGGCCGCCTTGCACACCGAGATGTCGAGGAGGCGATTCCACGTCGCATACCAGCCGTCGTCACCGTCGGGCATGACGACGATCATTTCCGGGAGCCCGGCGGCCACCATCGAGTCGAGCGTCACGTCGAGTCGCCCCTGCGTCGTCCAGTCGATCTCGCTCCCCCACATTCCGTGAAGGTAGTAAACCGACGGATAGCGCCGAGCCGTCTGCGCCGCGTAGCTGGGGGGGAGCCAGACGAGGGCGCGCTTGCGCGTGCCCAGCGCCTGCGACCAGAAGGTGAGGGTATCGATCGTCCCGCGGGCGGCGGCGCCCTGTGCAGCTGCCGGTGACGGCCCGCCAGCGAGAGCCGCGCCGAGAGCGAGCGCCGCCAGCGCCGTGAGGTGCAACCCTCGCATGCGGCGGCCCCGGCTCACGGCACCGCCGCGATGCACTCGATCTCGACGCGCGCCCCCAGGGCGAGCCCGTTGGTACCGAGCGCGCTTCGCGCCGGCTTGTTGCGGGGGAAGAAGGTCGCGTAGACCTCGTTCATGGCATCCCATTCGCGCATGTCGGCCATGAAGACGGTGCACTTCACCACGCGGTCGAGCGACGACCCGCTCTTCTCCAGCACCTCCTTGATGTTCAGCATCGTTTGTCGCGTCTCGGCCTGGATGCCGCCGGCCACCACGCCGCCCTGTGCGTTGGCCGAGGTCCCGATCTGCCCGGCCAGGAAGAGGAGGTTCCCCACCTGGACGGCGGGCGTGAAGGGGCGCGTGGGCTTGCCGTACGGCGTGTGCCAGGTGACGCCGTTCTCCGTCGTGCTTGTGGCTGACGGCGCGGGCGCCGGTGTCGGCTTCGCCTGCGAACACGCGCACAGCGCGATGATCGCCAGCAGAGAGAAGGAGCGATGCATGGTGATGATGCGGCGGGAGAGGGGACGGGGAAAGCTTGCCCCAGCGAAGGCTGGGGGGGGATGAGAGTGACGACGCGTTGCGTCGCCGGGGCGCTGCGTCGTCACCGCGTTCGAGGCGAGGGGGGTAGTTCCAACCAGAGGAGTTGCTCGGTTTCCTGTTCCACTCGTGCGCGGGAGTAGACCAACGGGAAATACTCGTCGCGGGCCCACAGGGGGAGAAGGTCGCCGTAGTGGCGGCTGCGCGGGTCAGCGGACTGCCCGGGGACGTTGGTCACGACGGAGCGATCGAAGTTGGCGAGGTCGATGATCTCGCGGAACGAGGCGCCCGAGCCCTGCTTGAAGTCGCGCCCGCCGGTGGCGTAGACGGTGTTGGCATCGCCGCCGCGCGACGCAGGGGGGAGATCGTACTTCGCGGTGAGTGGATGCCGGAAGATGGCCTGATGGATGTCGCCGTAGCGCCACTTGGCGCGATCGGCGCCGAAGCGGCGCGTGAGCTCCGACGTGGCATCGTCGAGTGCGCCGAGGAGGAGGGAGTCGGTGGCGCCGCTGCTGGGGCGCGCGAGGACGCTCTCCAGCCACTCGTACTCGGCGCGCGCGGCGAGCGTGCGGGCGACGTCGGGGGCGTCGGCGAGCTCGCGCGTGATGGCGCGACGATACACGGCCGGGGCCCACGCCGAGAAGATCGTGGGGGCCACCTGGTCGCGCGACATGTGGAGGTTCCACTCGGCGAGGAGTCGCAGCTCGGGGCGCGATGCGGCTCCCTGGCGCCTGGCGGCGTCGACGAGGTGCGGGACGAGCGCCTCGGCGAGCTTCGAGCGATCGTCGTGCTGCAGCTGACGGAAGTCGTCGATGGAGAAGAGGCGCGGCTGGCGCAGCACCTCACGCACGCGGTCGATGCGATAGCGCGACGCCCATTCGTAGGCGAGCGGGATGGGGTAGCCCGGGGGGAGGATGTTGTGGTTCGCGGTGGCGATGAAGCCGTCGGCGGGGTTGAAGGCGCGCGGAAGCTCCATCCCGGGGACGAAGCCGTTCCACTCGTGCGATCCCTCGCCGGGAACCGGGAGGAGTCCGCTCCAGCTGCGCCGGGGCATGATCCCGCCGGCGACCCAACCGATGTTCCCGTCGACGTCGGCGTAGATCATGTTCTCGCTCGGCATCAGCCAGCGCGACATCGCCTGCTGGAACTCGTCCCAGTTGCGCGCGCGATCGAGCGAGAGCGAGGCGAGGTATGAGGCGGTGCCGGGCTCGGTGTGGACCGAGCGGAGGGCGATGCCGCGTTTGCGCGTGCTGTCGACGGAGAGGAGCGGGCCGTGGACGGTATAGCGGATCGTGACGGTGCGCGGCGCTTCGCCCTTGATGCGGATCGTTTCGCGGTGCGATGCGATACGGCGCCAGCGTCCGTTGTGGCGATAGCAGTCGAGTGAGGATTCGGTACGGTTGGCGGTGGAATGGTTTGGTGGGGTGGGGGTGGGGGAGGTAGTGTGTTGTTGGGGGGGGCCCCCCACGCCGCCGACCTCACCCGCCTCACTCGCGCCTTCCGCGCCACCCGCCTCACCCGCCTCACCCGCCTCACCCACCTCACCCACCTCACCCGCCGCGCACGCGCCCAGCGTCTCCACGTACACGTCCTGCTGGTCCATCCCCACCACGGTGAGTCCGAACGCGATGCGCTCGTTATGCCCGATCGACACGCCGGGCGACGCCGGCTCCCCTGCCCCGATCACGTTCCACCCCGGCGCCACCAGGTGTGTCAGGTAGCGCACCGCGGGATTGGTGATGACGCGATGCGGGTCGTTCGCGAGGATCGGCATCCCGGTCGCCGTCTTGCGACCGCTCACCGTCCAGTTGTTCGACCCCTCGATGCGGTTGTAGGCCACGTCGGCAAACGCCGCGCCGAACCCCCCTAACGACGCAGAGCTTATCCCGGCGAGATCGAGCCCGCCCACCGGATCGAGCGCGCGCGCCGGCTCGGCCGGGAGCAACGCGTCCACGCGCGCCGCGCCAAGCCTGGCGACGAGTTCGGCACGCAGCACCTCGGAGGATGCGTTCGACACGCCCGAGAGCCCGGTCGAGCGTGCCAGCGGAACCTCCGGCGTCCACGGCTCGGGACGGAAGCCAAGGAGGGCGAACTCCGGGGGGAGCGAGTCACCTGCCATCGCGATGTAGGCATTCACGCCGCGCACGAAGGCGGTGACGATTGCCTTGGTGTCGGGCGCGTACGACGCCCATTCCTTCGCCATGTCACCGCGGTAGCGAAAGGTGCGCGCAAAGCGGTCGCGCTCCACGGCGGCCGGCCCCAGCACCTCGGCCAGCCGCCCTTCACCCGCGCGTCGCCACATCTCCATCTGAAAGAGGCGATCCTGCGCGGCGACGAACCCCTGCGCGAAGAAGAGGTCGGCGGTGTTCCTGGCGTAGATGTGCGGCACACCCCAACGGTCGCGACGCACCTCCACCGGCGCCGTAAGTCCCCTTACCCGCAGCCGCTGCTCGTCGACCGCGCCGTCGCTCGCGCGCCACGCGATCGCCCCCGACGCCGCGAGCGCCATCACGCCCGCAAGGATCCACCTGCGTTGTACCGCCATGTCGGTTCCCGTCCTGACGCCATCGTGATTGTCGTCGCGCCGCCTGGCACGCCTCGACAACGTTGCGTCACACGAACGGTCGTGCGGAAGGGTGCGGTGCGAAACGCTTGCCGCGTTGGTGCGGCGATGCAGGGTATCGCGCGCGTGCCCGAGAGAACCCTGCTACACGAAGACACGAAGGGACGTAGTCGCCAGGGGAATCGAGCGCGTTCTCTCGGGCACACCCTCGGCTCGTCTTCGTGTCTTCGTGCCTTCGTGTGACAAGCAGTTCCCTCCCCTCCCCAACGCACCCACCCCCCGCACTCCCAAAGAAAACGGGGCCGCGCCCGCGCGGCCCCACTCCCACTCCCGTCGCCCCCCAGCCTTCGCTGGGGCAAGCTTTCCCCGTCCCTACTTGATCCAATGCCCAAGCCGCCCCCACCGAATCGCCGTCAGCCCGGGCAGCGCGTTGGGCGAATCCGGATCCCACGAGTAGTACACGAAGAGCGGACGACCGCGGAAGTTCTCGCGCGGGACGAGTCCCCAGTAGCGCGAGTCCTTCGAGTTGTAGCGGTTGTCGCCCATCATGAAGTAGTGCGCCGTCGGCACCACCAGCGGCCCCCAGTTGTCGTGCGTGGGCTGCGCCGGCGCGGGGCCAAAGCGTGACGTCTTGAGCCCGACCTCCTTCTGCCAATCGAACAGCGGCGACACTTCGTTGGGGTCACCGACTTCGGACGTGGCGCCATAGCCCTGCCGCTGCTCGATCCCGTTCACGAAGAGCTTCGCATCGCGCATGTAGAGCGTGTCCCCTGGCAAGCCGACGACGCGCTTCACGAGCGTCGGCGTCGGATCCCACGGCTGGTCAACCTGCGGCGGCGAGACAAAGACGGCGATGTCGTAACGCGCCGGCTCCGCGTAGCCCGGGAGGTTGACGCTCGTGAACGGGATGTTGGGGCCGAAGCGCAGCTTGTTCACGAAGAGCCAATCGCCCACCAGCATCGACGGGATCATGCTCCCCGACGGGATGCGATACGCTTCGAAGAAGAAGGCGCGGATGAAGAGGAAGAGCAGGACCGCGCCCGCGATCCCCTTCACGTTTTCCCAGAGCACACCCTTCGACAAGCCGGCGCTGCTCGACTTCTTCCGTGACTGGGCGACAACGTTGCTGGGCTTGGATGACTTCTTGGCCATGCGCTTGCGCGTGCAGGAGGAGTGGGAGCGGTGAATCTAACTACGTCGGGGACGCCCGCGGGTTCCAGACGCACGAAAGGCGCGCCTCGGGAGAGACGCGCCCTTCGAAGCCACCTGGATCAGGCGCTTACTTCTTGAGGTGCTTGTTGACGAGCGCCGTCATCTTGAACATGTCGATCGTCTTCTTGCTGCCGAACACCTTTCCGAGCGCTTCGTCCGGATTGATGTTGCGCTTCACCTTCGAGTCCTGCAGACCGTTCTTGTGGATATACGCCCACAGGTCCTTGGCGACCTGCGAACGCGGACGCGGCTTCGGGCCGATGACCGCGGACAGCTCCGCGCTCGGCGTCATCGGCGCCATGAACGCCGGATTCGGCTTGCGCTTCGCGGCCTTCTTCGCGGGCGCCTTCTTGGCGGCGGCCTTCTTCGGAGCAGCCTTCTTCGCAGCAGCCTTCTTGGGCGCGGCCTTCTTCGCAGCGGCCTTCTTCTTAGCGGCCATCGTTCGACTCCTGAGTGATGGAAACGTGTATTCCCCCGGTGGAAACCACGAATTCTTCGCCGCAAAAACTAAGAGCGAACCGGTGAGACGCAATAGGGAATTGCATCTCGCTCCCTATGAAAATCGCGCTTTTCCCTAGGGAAACACACGCGTTCGCACCGGACGCGACATGCATCAGATGGCATTTCTCCTGTGAGAAACGCCACTTCACCCAGCAGGAAACGTCGTCCGCGCGCCGCGCCGTGGCGTCGCCCCGACGTGTTGCACATCACGTCGCGCCCCAGTGAAAACGGCGTTTCTCCTGGGAGAAACGCCGTCTCGACAACGCCGGTCCCTGCACAGCACGCCGTCGTCCATCCGCAGTTCGCACGGTACGCACGGCCAGCTTTCCCGTCGCGCTCCCCGGGGAATCACTCGCGCGAACCACCCCCCGTCGCGCGTGTACGCCATGGGGAAAACTCAGCTGCAGCGCAACAGCTCAGCGCAACAGCTCAGCGCAACACGTCCCGCAGCCAGGTCACGAGCGCGGCGAGCACGTCGCTCCGCACCTGCGCCTGCGGGAGCGAGGCGTACTTCTCGGGGTTGCCATCGGGGTCCTGCACGAAGAGGTGGTTCGCCTGCGCGAACATCTGTCGCGTGACTCGGCGATTGCCTCCGGAGCGAATGGCCTGCTCGAGCGCGGCGGCCTGCTCCGCCGTCACCTGCTGGTCGGTTTCACCCTGCAGGATGAGCGTCGGCACCTGCACCTTGCGCGCCGTCGCCAGAGGATCGTGCTCGACGAAGAACTTGAGCCAGGGCGATGTCCCGGCCAGCGAATCGACCATGGCGTCGACCTTCTGGAGCGCCGAGTCACGCCGCGCGCCCTTGTACGAGGTGTCGCGCTTGATCGAGTTGCCGAACTGGTAGCGAAGGATCGTGCGCCCGGTCTGCGAGGGGCCAGCCATCAGCACGATCCCGCGTAGCGACTTGTCGGTGAGCGCCACCATCGGCGCGATGAGGCCCCCTTCGCTGTGTCCCACCAGCGCCAGGCGCGTGCCGTCGATCTCGGGGCGCGAGCGCAGGTAGGCGAGCGCCGAGCGAATGTCGTCGGCGAAGTCGGCGCTCGTTGCGGCTGCATGACTCCCGGTGGAGGCGCCGTATCCGCGATCGTCCAGGCGCAACACGGCAATGCCATTGCGTCCCAGCGTGTCCGCCACCTGGCGGAACGGCCGGTATCCCTTCACGATCCCGATGGCTTCGTCCCGATCTTCGGGACCGCTCCCGGTGATGGTCACCACCGCGGCGACCTTGCCGTTGCGCGCCGTGGGGATCGTCAGCGTGCCGGCGAGCGTGTGCCCCTGCGGCGTGGGGACGGTGACATCTTCCGCTGTGTAGGGTGCACCTGGCGGCGCCGAGTAGTCGCGCTTCTCCATCGCCATCGCCGCCCCCGCGGCGCGCGTCCGCGCGATCGTCACGCCCTGTGCGGGAATCGAACCGCCCGTGATGGAACCAGTCGCATCGACCGCGAGATACACGGGGAGCCCCCCCAGCGAGACGACGACGGTGTCGCGGCCACGGCGCGCGACGCGCGTCATCGCCGTCGTTCCGCCCTGCAGATTCCACACGGGGACCTCCACCGAATCGCCGCCCATCGCGCGCGCGCGCTGCACGATCAGCTCGACCATCGCGAACGACGGGTTGAGGTACGGGATCGCACCGGGCTTCGTGGCAAAGCGTTGCGTTACCGTGCGCCCACCGCCGGTGAGGTCGGCGATGACGCTGTCGCCCGTGAAGCGCACCTCGCCCTGCTGCATGGGCGGTGAGTTCACGTCGGCCGTGGCCAGGCGCGCCGCATTGGACAAGTGCGTGGCGCGCCCCTCCGCGTCGGTGTCGACGCGGATGTGGATGCGCATGTTGGCGCCCTTGAGCAGCAGCTCCGACTCCAGCCGCTCGCGCGTGCGCCGCAGCCGCTCGACGGAGATGGTATCGCTCCCCCTGATGAGCAGGAGCGCCTCGCCCCTGGCGGGCGCCTGCGCGCCAGCGCGCGACACGCCTGGCGAGGCAACAGCGGCAAGCGCGACAACGGCAATGGCCACTGCCGTGGATGCAGCGCGCGGGCGGTGAGAAGGGTGGTTCGACAGGTGGTGCGAGGTGGCGTGCATGGTCGGCTCGGGTGAAGGAAGGCATGGAGGCGCCGCAGGCTGCACCCATCCCGCCCCTGCCACCGGCGCCCCGCTCACAGCATCGGGACTTCGTTAGGCTACCAGCGACTGCAGCAGCGCCATCATCCGCACGTCCCACGGATCGGGGGAGGCGTCGCCGTCGGCAATGTCCGGGTACTCCTGCGGCGTCTCGAGGATCAGCGGAATCTCCTGCGTGCGCGGGTCCCGCAGCAGCCAGCGAAAGGCGTCGACCCCGATCTTCCCCTCGCCGATGAGAGTGTGCCGGTCCTTGTTCGAGGCAAAGTCCCCCGCGGAGTCGTTCAGGTGCAAGAATGCGGGCGCCTCACCGATCACGTCAGCAAAGCGATCGAGAAGCTCGGTCGCCTTTCCCGGCGCGCTGTGGAAGTCGTGGCCGCTCGCGAACAGGTGACAGGTGTCGAGTCCGTAACCGGCGCGCGCGCGCAGCTTGGCCGGGAGGCGCGCCAGCATCCCGGCGATCTCCTGCGGCGTACGCCCCATGGTGCGCCCCGCCCCCGCGGTGTTCTCGATGAGGATGCGCGAGCTGTTGGGGTGTTGCGCCAGCGCAAACGCCATCGCGTCGCCCACGCGCTCCACCGCCCCCGCGGGATCGCTCTGCCCGGCCGACCCCGGGTGGAAGCAGAAGCCAAGGACGCCGTACGTGGTGGTGCGCTCGAGTTCCTTGGCCAGCCCCAGCTTGGCGCGCTCGTACTTCTCCGGCTCCGGCGATGCGGTGTTGAGGACGTAGGCCGCATGCACGAGGCAGTGCCGCTTCTCGATTCCGGCTGCCTCCACCGCCGCGGTGAAGCGTGCCGCCTTCTCGGGCTTCACGCTCGCCTTCTCGTTGTAGAACTGCGGCATGCCGCTAAAGATCTGCAGCGAGCGCATCCCGGCCGCGCCGGCGCGCGCAGCGGCCATGTGGGGGCCGCCGGCACCGATCGTATGGGCGCCGAAGAAATGGGGCATGGGGCGGACGGGGGACGGGGGACGGGAGTGCGCGGCTGCGCCGCGCCACGCCTGCATGCGCAAGCTCGGCGCCAGCGCCCAAAAAGGAAAGCGCCGACGCGCCCCGCGCGTCGGCACTCCCATCTCCCGTCCCCCGTCTCCCTTCCCCCGTCCCCTAGTTCACCCGCACGATCCCCAGCCCCACAGACGCCGGTGGTGCACCTCCCGTGAGGTTGCGGATCCCCAGCGCCTGCGGAAGCGTCTGCGTCCCCGACAGCTCCCACACCGCGAAGCCGCCGCCGGGGAGGGAGAAGACGTTCGACGTCGTCGAGGGGAAGGTTCCGAACGACGTGGCGCGCACGTTGACGGGCCACGACCGCGGGAAGGCGGGCGAGCCGTCACTGAAGCGGAGCGACGCGCTCATGTTCGAGAAGATGTCGCGCGTGTTCCAGCTCGTGATGCGCGCGCGCGCGTCGCTGATCGTCCCTCCCGGATAGTTGTCCGACGCCGCGGCGATCGAGAAGTACCCCATCATCTCCGCCCAGGTCTTCCCGGTGCGGTTCTGGAGGTTCGTGATCCCGACGTCGTTTTGCTGCTGCACCAGCGAGCGCAGGAAGACGCCTTCGTCAGGGCCGCCGTACGTGTCCGTCACCCAGCGCGCAAAGAGCCACGACGAGCCGTAGATCACGTTGTCGCTGCTGTTGATGATCGACTTGGACTCGTTGGACGCGTAGTGCCGGTACAGGAAGCCCATGTGATGGCCGATGGCCTCCACCGGGTCGGTGCACCCGAAGCGCGTGTCGGGCGGGCGCACGTAGTCGCAGATGATGCCATCGCTCCACCGGATGTCGGCGCGCTGCCCCTTGTTGCCGTACAGCTTGCGCGCCCACAGCTCGGTGGCCTGCTGCGCCGTCGCTTCCTCGAGCCACCCCACCTCACCGGAGTCCGCGTCACGGA is a window of Gemmatimonadaceae bacterium DNA encoding:
- the lepB gene encoding signal peptidase I, producing MAKKSSKPSNVVAQSRKKSSSAGLSKGVLWENVKGIAGAVLLFLFIRAFFFEAYRIPSGSMIPSMLVGDWLFVNKLRFGPNIPFTSVNLPGYAEPARYDIAVFVSPPQVDQPWDPTPTLVKRVVGLPGDTLYMRDAKLFVNGIEQRQGYGATSEVGDPNEVSPLFDWQKEVGLKTSRFGPAPAQPTHDNWGPLVVPTAHYFMMGDNRYNSKDSRYWGLVPRENFRGRPLFVYYSWDPDSPNALPGLTAIRWGRLGHWIK
- a CDS encoding RidA family protein, which encodes MHRSFSLLAIIALCACSQAKPTPAPAPSATSTTENGVTWHTPYGKPTRPFTPAVQVGNLLFLAGQIGTSANAQGGVVAGGIQAETRQTMLNIKEVLEKSGSSLDRVVKCTVFMADMREWDAMNEVYATFFPRNKPARSALGTNGLALGARVEIECIAAVP
- a CDS encoding prolyl oligopeptidase family serine peptidase, with product MRGLHLTALAALALGAALAGGPSPAAAQGAAARGTIDTLTFWSQALGTRKRALVWLPPSYAAQTARRYPSVYYLHGMWGSEIDWTTQGRLDVTLDSMVAAGLPEMIVVMPDGDDGWYATWNRLLDISVCKAAFKPRPGDDTDASYCVPWPHYDDYIARDLVSTIDARYRTATARAQRAVAGLSMGGFGALSMALQYPDVFRAAASHSGVVSPMYNGPHPFDGTPRYAATDSALRESWGERFWPIVGPVFGNDLAGWQARDPFRRVQLLLATNPSLVPAIFLDCGTEDGLVDQNRALRAELTRAGRPPHYAEWPGKHDWPYWRLHARESLAWLAQQVTSTNH
- a CDS encoding penicillin acylase family protein; translated protein: MAVQRRWILAGVMALAASGAIAWRASDGAVDEQRLRVRGLTAPVEVRRDRWGVPHIYARNTADLFFAQGFVAAQDRLFQMEMWRRAGEGRLAEVLGPAAVERDRFARTFRYRGDMAKEWASYAPDTKAIVTAFVRGVNAYIAMAGDSLPPEFALLGFRPEPWTPEVPLARSTGLSGVSNASSEVLRAELVARLGAARVDALLPAEPARALDPVGGLDLAGISSASLGGFGAAFADVAYNRIEGSNNWTVSGRKTATGMPILANDPHRVITNPAVRYLTHLVAPGWNVIGAGEPASPGVSIGHNERIAFGLTVVGMDQQDVYVETLGACAAGEVGEVGEAGEAGEAGGAEGASEAGEVGGVGGPPQQHTTSPTPTPPNHSTANRTESSLDCYRHNGRWRRIASHRETIRIKGEAPRTVTIRYTVHGPLLSVDSTRKRGIALRSVHTEPGTASYLASLSLDRARNWDEFQQAMSRWLMPSENMIYADVDGNIGWVAGGIMPRRSWSGLLPVPGEGSHEWNGFVPGMELPRAFNPADGFIATANHNILPPGYPIPLAYEWASRYRIDRVREVLRQPRLFSIDDFRQLQHDDRSKLAEALVPHLVDAARRQGAASRPELRLLAEWNLHMSRDQVAPTIFSAWAPAVYRRAITRELADAPDVARTLAARAEYEWLESVLARPSSGATDSLLLGALDDATSELTRRFGADRAKWRYGDIHQAIFRHPLTAKYDLPPASRGGDANTVYATGGRDFKQGSGASFREIIDLANFDRSVVTNVPGQSADPRSRHYGDLLPLWARDEYFPLVYSRARVEQETEQLLWLELPPSPRTR
- a CDS encoding alpha/beta fold hydrolase, with translation MHATSHHLSNHPSHRPRAASTAVAIAVVALAAVASPGVSRAGAQAPARGEALLLIRGSDTISVERLRRTRERLESELLLKGANMRIHIRVDTDAEGRATHLSNAARLATADVNSPPMQQGEVRFTGDSVIADLTGGGRTVTQRFATKPGAIPYLNPSFAMVELIVQRARAMGGDSVEVPVWNLQGGTTAMTRVARRGRDTVVVSLGGLPVYLAVDATGSITGGSIPAQGVTIARTRAAGAAMAMEKRDYSAPPGAPYTAEDVTVPTPQGHTLAGTLTIPTARNGKVAAVVTITGSGPEDRDEAIGIVKGYRPFRQVADTLGRNGIAVLRLDDRGYGASTGSHAAATSADFADDIRSALAYLRSRPEIDGTRLALVGHSEGGLIAPMVALTDKSLRGIVLMAGPSQTGRTILRYQFGNSIKRDTSYKGARRDSALQKVDAMVDSLAGTSPWLKFFVEHDPLATARKVQVPTLILQGETDQQVTAEQAAALEQAIRSGGNRRVTRQMFAQANHLFVQDPDGNPEKYASLPQAQVRSDVLAALVTWLRDVLR
- a CDS encoding deoxyribonuclease IV, whose product is MPHFFGAHTIGAGGPHMAAARAGAAGMRSLQIFSGMPQFYNEKASVKPEKAARFTAAVEAAGIEKRHCLVHAAYVLNTASPEPEKYERAKLGLAKELERTTTYGVLGFCFHPGSAGQSDPAGAVERVGDAMAFALAQHPNSSRILIENTAGAGRTMGRTPQEIAGMLARLPAKLRARAGYGLDTCHLFASGHDFHSAPGKATELLDRFADVIGEAPAFLHLNDSAGDFASNKDRHTLIGEGKIGVDAFRWLLRDPRTQEIPLILETPQEYPDIADGDASPDPWDVRMMALLQSLVA